A single window of Anomaloglossus baeobatrachus isolate aAnoBae1 chromosome 5, aAnoBae1.hap1, whole genome shotgun sequence DNA harbors:
- the LOC142310093 gene encoding olfactory receptor 11L1-like — MNQTEDFVLVGFGRLYSLGCLVFTVFFMVYVATLLGNFLIILLVLKSHQLHTPMYCFLLHLSFCDIVFTTNIAPTMLHNMLLDVGKISLKHCVLQFYVNGASTVAECCILTLMSYDRYLAICKPLHYTSIMNLDVCLRLVGVSWLSGLVVTLCTSTMLFDRDFCGPKVIDHFMCELTPLLKLSCSDTFSLEAVIFVLSIPIIVIPFVFIVVTYVNIFMTVLKIPSTSGRQKTFSTCSSHLTSVGTYYGTLTIIYVIPRRRHLLNISKALHLLYTVVTPLFNPIIYSLRNKDIRKAVEMLVYKKQ, encoded by the coding sequence ATGAACCAAACAGAGGACTTTGTTCTAGTTGGATTTGGAAGACTTTACAGTCTTGGGTGTTTGGTCTTCACAGTATTCTTCATGGTTTATGTGGCTACATTGCTTGGAAATTTCCTCATCATTCTTTTAGTTTTAAAAAGCCATCAACTCCATACTCCTATGTATTGCTTTCTTCTTCATCTATCTTTTTGCGATATTGTATTTACCACAAATATTGCTCCTACCATGCTCCACAACATGCTTCTTGATGTCGGCAAAATATCCTTGAAACACTGTGTGTTACAGTTCTATGTGAATGGAGCATCGACTGTTGCAGAGTGCTGTATCCTTACATTGATGTCCTATGACCGGTATCTGGCCATCTGTAAACCACTTCACTATACTTCCATCATGAACCTAGATGTTTGCCTCAGGCTTGTAGGTGTTTCTTGGTTATCAGGACTTGTGGTAACATTATGTACTTCTACTATGCTGTTTGACAGAGATTTCTGTGGACCTAAAGTTATTGACCACTTCATGTGTGAGCTTACACCTCTTCTCAAATTGTCATGCTCAGATACTTTTTCTCTTGAAGCGGTAATCTTTGTATTGTCTATCCCCATAATTGTAATACCATTTGTGTTCATTGTTGTAACATATGTAAATATATTTATGACAGTACTTAAAATTCCCTCCACCTCGGGAAGGCAGAAGACATTTTCTACCTGCAGTTCACACCTTACATCAGTAGGTACATACTATGGAACATTAACCATTATCTATGTTATTCCTAGAAGAAGACATTTACTCAATATAAGCAAGGCACTACATCTTTTATATACAGTAGTGACTCCATTGTTTAATCCAATCATTTATAGTCTGAGGAACAAGGATATCAGAAAAGCCGTTGAGATGCTAGTCTATAAGAAACAATAA